In Nonomuraea sp. NBC_00507, the following are encoded in one genomic region:
- a CDS encoding GNAT family N-acetyltransferase: MTTKLPAPVVLENEVVRLEPLALHHVPDLFAAGGGDEEVWRWMSVATPRSEEELGKVALGLIHDDKHIPFAVVLKESGQAVGWTTYADVPGFEASVEIGWTWYGRAVWRTAVNTACKLLLIDHAFELGYNRVLLKTDNLNLRSQNAIKRIGGFHEGTLRRHRKRPDGTWRDTVCFGILEEEWPEHRARLHRG; this comes from the coding sequence ATGACCACGAAGTTGCCTGCCCCTGTGGTGCTCGAGAACGAGGTCGTCCGACTCGAGCCGCTCGCCCTCCACCACGTGCCCGACCTGTTCGCCGCCGGAGGCGGGGACGAGGAGGTGTGGCGCTGGATGTCCGTCGCCACCCCGCGGTCGGAGGAGGAGCTGGGCAAGGTCGCACTGGGACTGATCCACGACGACAAGCACATCCCCTTCGCCGTGGTGCTCAAGGAGAGCGGACAGGCCGTCGGCTGGACCACCTACGCCGACGTGCCGGGCTTCGAGGCGAGCGTCGAAATCGGCTGGACCTGGTACGGCCGCGCGGTCTGGCGCACCGCCGTCAACACCGCTTGCAAGCTGCTGCTCATCGACCACGCCTTCGAACTCGGCTACAACCGCGTCCTGCTCAAGACCGACAACCTCAACCTCCGCTCCCAGAACGCCATCAAGCGCATCGGCGGGTTCCATGAGGGCACCCTGCGACGGCACCGCAAGAGGCCCGACGGCACCTGGCGTGACACGGTCTGTTTCGGCATCCTCGAAGAGGAGTGGCCGGAACACCGGGCTCGCCTGCATCGCGGGTGA
- a CDS encoding vWA domain-containing protein, with amino-acid sequence MPDSLVDRHVGFVHALRAAGVPVSVAEGLDAAHALRVIELADRESLRAAYAATLVKKPAYRPGFDVLFDLWFPAATTGMYAERPDKTINPEKASVEDLREHLASLLTGGADQEMREFAQAMVERFGRQPAGPGRQGWFSYSIMRALSPETLMARILRNVLAGQDRGGLAEKTVRQQVNAGVRRFEEAVATDVRRRIAEDSGIERIARSTVRPPLDQIDFLRITKADLARLRREVYPLARRLAARLTIKHRKGRRGRLDFRRTMRASLQSGGVPLTTHFRPPRPHKPELVILCDTSDSVSSFAHFTLLLTYALREQFTKVRAFGFVDTVDEITRFFVPGADVVEAMTRLANEADMVRFGRTNYGHSLERFAERYGDAIGPKTSLLILGDARSNYQPPALDVLKDLVSRSRHAYWLNPEPRRQWDTGDSVAGDYGTVVPMHECRNVAQLTAFIETLA; translated from the coding sequence ATGCCTGACTCTCTCGTGGATCGGCATGTGGGGTTCGTGCACGCGTTGCGCGCCGCCGGGGTGCCGGTGTCGGTGGCCGAAGGGCTGGACGCGGCGCACGCGTTGCGGGTGATCGAGCTGGCCGACCGGGAGTCGTTGCGCGCCGCTTACGCGGCGACGCTGGTCAAGAAGCCCGCGTACCGGCCGGGGTTCGACGTGCTGTTCGACCTGTGGTTCCCGGCGGCGACAACCGGCATGTACGCCGAGCGGCCGGATAAGACGATAAATCCGGAAAAGGCGTCGGTTGAGGACCTTCGTGAGCACCTCGCAAGCCTCCTGACCGGCGGCGCCGACCAGGAGATGCGCGAGTTCGCCCAGGCCATGGTCGAGCGCTTCGGACGCCAGCCCGCCGGCCCCGGCCGTCAGGGCTGGTTCTCCTACAGCATCATGCGTGCCCTGTCCCCCGAGACCCTGATGGCCCGCATCCTCCGCAACGTCCTGGCCGGCCAGGACCGCGGCGGCCTGGCGGAGAAGACCGTGCGCCAGCAGGTCAACGCCGGTGTCCGGCGCTTCGAGGAGGCCGTCGCCACCGACGTGCGCCGTCGCATCGCCGAGGACTCCGGGATCGAGCGCATCGCCCGCTCCACCGTCCGCCCCCCGCTCGACCAGATCGACTTCCTGCGCATCACGAAGGCCGACCTGGCCCGGCTGCGCAGGGAGGTCTATCCGCTGGCCAGGCGCCTGGCGGCGCGGCTGACGATCAAGCACAGGAAGGGCCGGCGCGGGCGGCTGGACTTCCGCAGGACGATGCGGGCCTCGCTGCAGAGCGGCGGCGTGCCGCTGACCACCCACTTCAGGCCGCCCCGGCCGCACAAGCCGGAGCTGGTCATCCTCTGCGACACCAGCGACTCGGTCTCGTCGTTCGCGCACTTCACGCTGCTGCTCACGTACGCGTTGCGGGAGCAGTTCACAAAGGTGCGGGCGTTCGGCTTCGTGGACACGGTGGACGAGATCACCAGGTTTTTCGTGCCGGGCGCCGACGTGGTCGAGGCGATGACCAGGCTGGCGAACGAGGCCGACATGGTGCGCTTCGGCCGCACCAACTACGGCCACTCGCTGGAGCGCTTCGCCGAGCGGTACGGCGACGCGATCGGCCCCAAGACGTCACTGCTGATCCTCGGCGACGCCCGCTCGAACTACCAGCCGCCCGCCCTGGACGTGCTGAAGGATCTGGTCTCCAGGTCCCGGCACGCCTACTGGCTCAATCCCGAGCCGAGGCGGCAGTGGGACACGGGCGACTCGGTGGCGGGCGACTACGGCACGGTCGTCCCGATGCACGAGTGCCGCAATGTCGCCCAGCTCACCGCGTTCATCGAAACGCTGGCTTAG
- a CDS encoding acyl-CoA dehydrogenase family protein, with product MNEAEIKERVAAFLGEHDPGGDRLAFLRARFDAGLAWVWFPEGLGGLGVARELQQVVERELSGTPQINTGVQGIGLGMAAPTILAFGTEEQKRRFLRPLWTGEEIWCQLFSEPGAGSDLATLATRAVRDGDEWVVDGQKVWTSGAHHARWGILVTRTDPDVPKHRGMTYFVCDMHAPGVEVRPLRQITGEAEFNEVFLTGVRLPDDLRLGEVGDGWRVAQTTLMNERVAIGGAPVRRGGGMVGPVLDAWHAHPELRTHDLHQRLLALWVEAEVTRLSGTRLREQLAAGHPGPEGSGMKLSFAKLNQALSGFEVEFQRDLGYDDWAFRRSEDVDFYGRGPGYRYLRAKGNSIEGGTSEILRNIIAERVLGLPSEPRVDKDVPWKDLPR from the coding sequence GTGAACGAGGCGGAGATCAAGGAGCGGGTCGCGGCGTTCCTCGGCGAGCACGATCCCGGCGGGGACCGGCTGGCGTTCCTGCGGGCGAGGTTCGACGCCGGGCTGGCCTGGGTGTGGTTCCCCGAAGGGCTCGGCGGGCTGGGGGTGGCCAGGGAGCTGCAGCAGGTCGTGGAGCGGGAGCTGTCCGGCACGCCGCAGATCAACACCGGTGTCCAGGGCATCGGACTCGGCATGGCCGCGCCGACGATCCTGGCGTTCGGCACGGAGGAGCAGAAGCGCCGCTTCCTGCGCCCGCTGTGGACGGGGGAGGAGATCTGGTGCCAGCTCTTCAGCGAGCCGGGCGCCGGGTCGGACCTGGCCACGCTCGCGACCAGGGCGGTCAGGGACGGGGACGAATGGGTCGTGGACGGCCAGAAGGTGTGGACGTCCGGCGCCCATCATGCGCGGTGGGGCATCCTTGTTACCCGTACCGACCCTGACGTGCCGAAACACCGCGGGATGACGTACTTCGTGTGCGACATGCACGCGCCCGGCGTCGAGGTGCGGCCGCTGCGGCAGATCACCGGCGAGGCCGAGTTCAACGAGGTGTTCCTCACCGGCGTGCGGCTGCCCGACGACCTGCGGCTCGGCGAGGTCGGCGATGGCTGGCGGGTGGCGCAGACCACGCTCATGAACGAGCGGGTCGCCATCGGCGGCGCGCCCGTGCGGCGCGGCGGCGGCATGGTCGGGCCCGTGCTCGACGCCTGGCACGCGCACCCCGAGCTGCGTACGCACGACCTGCACCAGCGGTTGCTGGCGCTCTGGGTGGAGGCCGAGGTCACCCGCCTGTCGGGGACGCGGCTGCGCGAGCAGCTCGCCGCCGGGCACCCCGGGCCCGAGGGATCGGGCATGAAGTTGTCGTTCGCCAAGCTCAACCAGGCGCTGTCCGGATTCGAGGTCGAGTTCCAGCGCGACCTGGGCTACGACGACTGGGCGTTCCGCCGCTCGGAGGACGTCGACTTCTACGGCCGCGGCCCCGGATACCGCTACCTGCGGGCCAAGGGCAACTCGATCGAGGGCGGCACGTCCGAGATCCTGCGCAACATCATCGCCGAGCGGGTGCTCGGCCTGCCCTCGGAGCCCCGCGTCGACAAGGACGTGCCCTGGAAGGACCTGCCGCGATGA
- a CDS encoding nuclease-related domain-containing protein, translating to MPGGSIYVQPSEKYTGNSPQWWYEKFWREDAQNRRRARYVKTAVGFVLGVALAIRFDLTGAAPFIGLLLGGLVAGGDWFLDWRSFHATAVWRGAKRGEVITGRLLRRSLGKQGYNVLDGRAIRDQASIDHLVIGPAGVWIVDNESWSPDTEIACYAGRLFFGEKYGSKEAKALVGTAEAFADLLTRETGVPVTISPMLAVHCGDMPKGGILVAEGLTLLKPRLAAKVIKAAEGRVYTEEQIELLTRTAARALQKV from the coding sequence GTGCCCGGTGGCTCTATCTACGTGCAGCCAAGCGAGAAATACACAGGGAATTCCCCCCAGTGGTGGTATGAGAAGTTCTGGCGTGAAGATGCCCAGAACCGCCGCCGGGCGAGATACGTCAAGACGGCTGTGGGGTTCGTCCTGGGCGTGGCGCTGGCGATCAGGTTCGACCTCACGGGCGCCGCGCCGTTCATCGGCCTCCTCCTCGGCGGCCTGGTCGCCGGGGGCGACTGGTTCCTCGACTGGCGTTCGTTCCACGCGACCGCGGTCTGGCGTGGGGCGAAGCGCGGTGAGGTGATCACAGGAAGGCTCCTGCGCAGGTCGCTCGGCAAGCAGGGCTACAACGTGCTCGACGGCCGCGCCATCCGTGACCAGGCCTCCATCGACCACCTGGTCATCGGCCCGGCCGGCGTGTGGATCGTCGACAACGAGTCCTGGAGCCCCGACACCGAGATCGCCTGCTACGCCGGGCGGCTGTTCTTCGGCGAGAAGTACGGCTCCAAAGAGGCCAAGGCGCTGGTGGGAACCGCCGAGGCGTTCGCCGATCTGCTGACCCGCGAGACGGGCGTCCCGGTGACGATCTCCCCCATGCTCGCGGTCCACTGTGGGGACATGCCCAAGGGCGGCATCCTGGTGGCCGAGGGGCTCACGCTGCTCAAGCCCCGGCTGGCGGCCAAGGTGATCAAGGCGGCCGAGGGGCGGGTCTACACCGAGGAGCAGATCGAGCTGCTCACCCGCACGGCGGCCAGGGCGCTGCAGAAGGTCTAA
- a CDS encoding FAD-dependent monooxygenase, giving the protein MPRAVVIGGGIGGLSSGIALRRNGWDVTVLERAPKIDPVGSGLAIAANALKALDTLALGDHLRKLSRIQGQVGIRRGNGPWLVRTTPDAAQARYGDSVVVTLRATLMEVLADALGADRLRLGISVSGVDAGEGIVRTHEGDLRADLIVAADGIHSKVRQALFPEHPGPTYSGVTAWRGLVPRGNLEIRSTESWGKGLIFGVMPLADDMVYVYATDVLPAGTAFEDEREELLRRFGDWHEPIPALLRAADSGMIKRNDVYSFDTPLPAFHRGKVALVGDAAHAMTPNLGQGACQAIEDAVVLAHMVGSGGLSAYTAARLGRTSKVVRQSRRICGMTKIRNPVAVRLRDLGMSLAARTMPDMMLRSMDEVLSWRPPMGATCTRSGGV; this is encoded by the coding sequence ATGCCCAGGGCTGTAGTGATCGGCGGCGGGATCGGCGGGCTGAGCAGCGGCATCGCGCTGCGGCGCAACGGGTGGGACGTGACCGTGTTGGAGCGAGCCCCCAAGATCGATCCGGTCGGGTCGGGGCTGGCGATCGCGGCCAACGCCCTCAAGGCGCTCGACACCCTCGCGCTCGGGGATCACCTACGCAAGTTGTCCAGGATCCAGGGACAGGTGGGGATTCGCCGGGGCAACGGGCCGTGGCTGGTGCGGACCACGCCCGATGCGGCGCAGGCCCGCTACGGGGATTCGGTGGTCGTCACGCTGCGGGCCACGCTGATGGAGGTGCTCGCGGACGCGCTGGGGGCCGATCGGCTGCGGTTGGGGATCAGCGTGTCCGGTGTGGACGCCGGCGAGGGCATCGTGCGTACCCATGAAGGTGATCTCCGGGCGGACCTGATCGTGGCCGCCGACGGCATTCACTCGAAGGTCCGGCAGGCGCTCTTTCCTGAGCACCCTGGTCCGACGTACTCAGGGGTTACGGCCTGGCGGGGTCTCGTACCCCGGGGGAATCTGGAGATCCGGAGCACAGAGAGCTGGGGCAAAGGGCTGATATTCGGGGTCATGCCGCTGGCCGATGACATGGTGTACGTGTACGCGACCGATGTGCTGCCTGCGGGCACCGCGTTCGAGGACGAGCGGGAGGAGCTGCTGCGGAGGTTCGGGGACTGGCATGAGCCGATTCCCGCGCTCCTGCGGGCGGCCGATTCCGGGATGATCAAGCGTAACGACGTCTACTCCTTCGACACTCCGCTGCCTGCCTTCCATCGCGGGAAGGTGGCGCTGGTCGGGGACGCGGCGCACGCGATGACACCGAACCTGGGGCAGGGGGCCTGTCAGGCGATCGAGGACGCGGTCGTCCTCGCCCACATGGTGGGTAGCGGCGGCCTCAGTGCCTATACCGCCGCCCGGCTGGGGCGGACGTCGAAGGTCGTGCGGCAGTCGAGGCGCATCTGCGGGATGACCAAGATCCGTAACCCGGTGGCCGTCCGGCTGCGCGACCTGGGGATGTCCCTGGCCGCCCGGACCATGCCGGACATGATGTTGCGGTCCATGGATGAGGTGCTGAGCTGGCGTCCACCGATGGGGGCTACATGCACCCGATCAGGTGGCGTCTGA
- a CDS encoding TetR/AcrR family transcriptional regulator: MTHVKEEPVRQRLLAEATRLFAERGFEGTSVQEVVSAAGVTKGAMYHYFDSKDDLLHEIYARVLRMQMDRLTQIADSPGTLKERLHKAAADVVETTTANLDDSKIFFRSMHLLAPETQKTVRAERRRYHERFRELVAEGQRTGVFSDKVPAELVVDYFFGSVHHLGTWFHANGPLTGAQVGRHFADLLLSSLGAGDAGE; the protein is encoded by the coding sequence GTGACTCATGTGAAAGAGGAACCGGTAAGGCAGCGGCTCCTGGCCGAGGCGACCCGCTTGTTCGCCGAGCGCGGGTTCGAGGGCACCTCTGTACAGGAGGTCGTATCAGCCGCCGGCGTCACCAAGGGCGCCATGTACCACTATTTCGACTCCAAAGACGATCTACTGCACGAGATCTACGCCCGGGTGCTGCGCATGCAGATGGACCGGTTGACGCAGATCGCCGACAGCCCGGGCACGCTGAAGGAGCGCCTGCACAAGGCGGCGGCCGACGTCGTGGAGACCACGACCGCGAACCTCGACGACTCCAAGATCTTCTTCAGGTCGATGCACCTGCTCGCGCCCGAGACGCAGAAGACCGTGCGGGCCGAGCGCCGCCGTTACCACGAGCGATTCCGCGAGCTGGTGGCCGAAGGGCAGCGCACGGGGGTTTTCAGTGACAAGGTGCCCGCCGAGCTGGTCGTGGACTACTTCTTCGGCTCGGTGCACCACCTGGGCACGTGGTTCCACGCGAACGGGCCGCTGACCGGCGCCCAGGTGGGCAGGCACTTCGCCGACCTGCTGCTCTCCTCACTCGGGGCCGGGGACGCCGGCGAGTGA
- a CDS encoding AAA family ATPase, translating to MFDSPADVTERLAAVDYLSDDAISTSVFLAAALGKPLLVEGPAGVGKTQLAKAVALATGAQLVRLQCYEGLDEARALYEWNYKKQLLRIQATSADDDIFSEEFLLERPLLKAIRSANPTVLLIDETDKADVEVEGLLLELLSDFQVTIPELGTIAATRRPYVVLTSNATRELSEALKRRCLYLHLEYPTPERERDIVLSQVPTIRADLAEQLARTVATLRALELKKAPSVAETVDWANTLLALGREELDEATVAGTLGVVLKHASDQLRAVKELGLPDA from the coding sequence ATGTTCGACTCGCCCGCCGACGTGACGGAACGGCTCGCCGCCGTGGACTACCTCTCCGACGACGCCATCTCCACCTCGGTTTTCCTGGCCGCGGCGCTGGGCAAGCCGCTGCTGGTCGAAGGGCCCGCGGGCGTCGGGAAGACGCAGCTGGCCAAGGCGGTGGCCCTGGCCACGGGCGCCCAGCTGGTCAGGTTGCAGTGTTACGAGGGGCTCGACGAGGCCCGGGCGCTGTATGAGTGGAACTACAAGAAGCAGTTGCTCAGGATCCAGGCCACCAGCGCCGACGACGACATCTTCAGCGAGGAATTCCTACTGGAGCGGCCGCTGCTCAAGGCGATCAGGTCGGCGAATCCCACCGTGCTGCTCATCGACGAGACCGACAAGGCCGACGTGGAGGTCGAGGGGCTGCTGCTGGAGCTGCTGTCCGACTTCCAGGTGACGATCCCCGAGCTGGGGACCATCGCCGCGACGCGCCGGCCGTACGTGGTGCTGACCTCCAACGCCACTCGCGAGCTGTCCGAGGCGCTCAAGCGGCGCTGCCTCTACCTGCACCTCGAGTACCCGACCCCCGAGCGGGAGCGGGACATCGTGCTCAGCCAGGTGCCCACGATCCGGGCCGATCTGGCCGAGCAGCTGGCCAGGACGGTCGCGACGCTGCGGGCGCTGGAGCTGAAGAAGGCGCCGTCGGTGGCCGAGACCGTGGACTGGGCCAACACGCTGCTGGCGCTCGGCCGGGAGGAGCTGGACGAGGCGACCGTCGCGGGAACCCTGGGCGTGGTGCTCAAGCACGCCTCCGATCAGCTGCGGGCGGTCAAGGAGCTGGGGTTGCCGGATGCCTGA
- a CDS encoding VOC family protein — MTTKAKLLAFTIDCAEPKKLAEFYHEITGWDIQYAEDEYAAVGDGTTNIYFGRVADRRPVTWPSPDKQFHLDFRVPDVEKAAEEYIALGATRPAFQPGVTEEGTRWIVLQDPEGHLFCVCPEAS, encoded by the coding sequence ATGACGACGAAGGCAAAACTCCTGGCGTTCACCATCGACTGCGCCGAGCCCAAGAAACTGGCCGAGTTCTACCACGAGATCACCGGCTGGGACATCCAGTACGCGGAGGACGAGTACGCGGCCGTGGGCGACGGCACCACGAACATCTACTTCGGCCGGGTCGCCGACCGCCGGCCGGTGACGTGGCCCAGCCCGGACAAGCAGTTCCACCTCGACTTCCGGGTGCCGGACGTGGAGAAGGCGGCAGAGGAGTACATCGCGCTGGGGGCGACCAGGCCCGCGTTCCAGCCGGGGGTCACGGAGGAGGGGACACGCTGGATCGTCCTCCAGGACCCGGAGGGCCACCTGTTCTGCGTCTGCCCGGAGGCATCCTGA
- a CDS encoding TetR/AcrR family transcriptional regulator yields MKRSETVADTAITLLAERGMRGLTHRAVDEAAGLPPGSTSNLARTRAALLELTLSRLTELELRALAPAYRSEALELSDLSAVMGEALHIQLQDRRRTLARYELALEATRRPELREIYDAAGRRFRDPAVALLAAVGSRDPVRHARQLVAFGEGLMFDAIAGAGAMPTLDELIEAMRDLLTGMLGT; encoded by the coding sequence GTGAAGCGTTCGGAGACCGTTGCGGACACGGCCATCACGTTGCTGGCCGAGCGAGGCATGCGCGGCCTCACCCACCGAGCCGTCGACGAGGCCGCGGGCCTGCCGCCCGGTTCCACCTCCAACCTGGCCCGCACCCGCGCCGCCCTGCTGGAGCTGACCTTGTCGCGGCTCACGGAGCTGGAGCTGCGGGCGCTCGCGCCGGCGTACCGGAGCGAGGCGCTGGAGCTGTCCGACCTGTCCGCTGTGATGGGCGAGGCGCTGCACATCCAGCTCCAGGACCGCAGGCGCACGCTGGCCCGTTACGAGCTGGCGCTGGAGGCGACGCGGCGGCCCGAGCTGCGCGAGATCTACGACGCGGCGGGCCGCCGTTTCCGCGATCCCGCCGTCGCCCTGCTGGCCGCGGTGGGCTCACGTGATCCGGTACGGCACGCTCGCCAGCTGGTGGCCTTCGGCGAAGGCCTCATGTTCGACGCCATCGCGGGCGCCGGTGCCATGCCCACCTTGGACGAGCTCATCGAGGCCATGCGAGACCTCCTGACCGGCATGCTCGGCACCTGA
- a CDS encoding acyl-CoA dehydrogenase family protein, translating to MDFAFDKVTEDLRERLLRFMDECVYPAEPAFEGQAATSGWSTPPLMSDLKDEARKRGLWNLFLPGEHGAGLTNLQYAPLAEIMGRSPTIAPTATNCAAPDTGNMEVLSMFGSEWQRKEWLQPLLDGEIRSAFAMTEPDVASSDATNIATSIVRDGDEYVINGRKWFISGAMNPNCKIFIVMGKTNPDAPTHRQQSMILVPRGTPGLHIKRGMRVFGYTDADHGGHAEIEFQDVRVPAENLIGEEGGGFAIAQARLGPGRIHHCMRLIGMAERAVELMCKRALARTTFGKPVAQQGVVQDWIAESRIKIEQLRLLVLKTAWLMDTVGNQGAHTEIQAIKISTPITVEWILDKAVQVHGAGGVSQDFPLAALWAGARSLRLADGPDEVHKRSLAYRELKRWM from the coding sequence ATGGACTTCGCCTTTGACAAAGTCACCGAGGACCTGCGCGAGCGTCTGCTGCGCTTCATGGACGAATGCGTCTACCCCGCCGAGCCTGCCTTCGAGGGGCAGGCGGCGACCAGCGGCTGGAGCACGCCGCCGCTGATGTCCGATCTGAAGGACGAGGCCAGGAAGCGCGGCCTGTGGAACCTGTTCCTGCCGGGCGAGCATGGCGCCGGGCTGACGAACCTCCAATACGCGCCCCTCGCCGAGATCATGGGCCGGAGTCCCACCATCGCGCCCACCGCCACCAACTGCGCCGCGCCCGACACCGGCAACATGGAAGTGCTGTCGATGTTCGGCAGCGAGTGGCAGCGCAAGGAATGGCTGCAGCCGCTGCTCGACGGCGAGATCCGCTCCGCGTTCGCGATGACCGAGCCCGACGTGGCCTCCTCCGATGCCACCAACATCGCCACCTCGATCGTGCGCGACGGCGACGAGTACGTCATCAACGGTCGTAAGTGGTTCATCTCGGGCGCGATGAACCCGAACTGCAAGATCTTCATCGTCATGGGCAAGACGAATCCCGACGCGCCCACGCACCGCCAGCAGAGCATGATCCTGGTGCCCCGCGGCACGCCCGGCCTGCACATCAAGCGCGGCATGCGCGTGTTCGGCTACACCGACGCCGACCACGGCGGCCACGCCGAGATCGAGTTCCAGGACGTCCGCGTCCCGGCCGAAAACCTGATCGGCGAGGAAGGCGGCGGCTTCGCCATCGCCCAGGCCAGACTCGGGCCCGGCCGCATCCACCACTGCATGCGCCTGATCGGCATGGCCGAGCGGGCGGTCGAGCTCATGTGCAAGCGGGCGCTGGCCAGGACCACGTTCGGCAAGCCCGTCGCGCAGCAGGGCGTCGTCCAGGACTGGATCGCCGAGTCCCGCATCAAGATCGAGCAGCTGCGCCTGCTCGTGCTCAAGACCGCCTGGCTCATGGACACGGTGGGCAACCAGGGCGCCCACACCGAGATCCAGGCCATCAAGATCTCCACCCCGATCACCGTGGAGTGGATCCTCGACAAGGCCGTGCAGGTGCATGGCGCGGGCGGCGTCTCGCAGGACTTCCCGCTGGCCGCGCTGTGGGCTGGCGCCCGCTCGCTGCGCCTGGCGGACGGCCCCGACGAGGTGCACAAGCGGTCGCTGGCCTATCGCGAGCTCAAGAGGTGGATGTGA
- a CDS encoding dihydrofolate reductase family protein → MDRSFTASVFIGTSVDGFIARADGDLGWLISRGEAAGGGDGYGYPEFMSSVDTVVLGRATYEAVTASGWWQYDGKNVAVISSRLPAGTDPRITVYRDLDQLIAGLADRGTKSVYVDGGQTIQTFLRAGLVQQITITQVPVLIGSGLPLFGPLDADISLTHLSTKVLKAGLVQTTYSVE, encoded by the coding sequence ATGGATCGTTCTTTCACCGCGTCAGTTTTCATCGGCACGAGCGTGGACGGCTTCATCGCCCGCGCTGACGGCGACCTCGGCTGGCTGATCAGTAGAGGTGAGGCCGCCGGCGGCGGGGATGGGTACGGCTATCCAGAGTTCATGTCCAGCGTGGACACCGTCGTACTGGGCCGCGCCACCTACGAAGCTGTCACGGCATCCGGTTGGTGGCAGTACGACGGCAAGAACGTGGCCGTCATCAGCAGCCGCCTACCCGCCGGCACCGACCCCCGCATCACGGTTTACCGAGACCTGGACCAGCTCATCGCCGGCCTGGCCGACCGCGGAACCAAGAGCGTCTACGTGGACGGAGGACAGACCATCCAAACCTTCCTCCGGGCGGGCCTGGTCCAGCAGATCACCATCACCCAGGTTCCCGTCCTGATCGGCTCCGGCCTCCCGCTCTTCGGCCCGCTGGACGCCGACATCTCACTCACGCACCTGTCCACGAAAGTGCTCAAGGCGGGTCTCGTCCAGACGACGTACTCCGTCGAGTGA
- a CDS encoding acyl-CoA dehydrogenase family protein gives MTLLYSEVEEELRAAVRGLLADRCPPAAVLKRIESDPYDLDLWKTLAGEIGVAGLLIPEELGGAGASASEVAVVLEELGRAVAPVPFFTSSVLATQALLPTGDALLGELAEGRTTAALAVSFAASPYRPLRGSSVRIEDGRLSGTVTGVAGADVADVLLVPVDGDLYTAEGAAVELVPSLDLTRPVATVTFERARARRVGACDLAAVLRSGAALLASEQLGVAEWCLESTLAYVKERHQFARPVGSFQAIKHRLADLWLDVVRARAAARNAVADPSPLSVAVAQSWNAAVAVHAAEEALQLHGGIGMTWEHPVHLYLKRAKAAEIALGTPGDHREALSSLAGVPGPE, from the coding sequence ATGACACTCCTTTACTCCGAGGTCGAGGAGGAGCTGCGGGCGGCCGTGCGCGGGCTGCTCGCCGACCGGTGCCCGCCCGCCGCGGTGCTGAAGCGGATCGAGTCCGACCCCTATGACCTGGACCTGTGGAAGACGCTGGCCGGCGAGATCGGCGTGGCCGGGCTGCTGATCCCCGAAGAGCTCGGCGGCGCCGGCGCGTCGGCCAGCGAGGTGGCCGTCGTGCTGGAGGAGCTGGGCCGGGCGGTGGCGCCGGTGCCGTTCTTCACCAGCTCGGTGCTGGCCACCCAAGCGCTGCTGCCGACCGGGGACGCCCTGCTCGGAGAGCTGGCCGAGGGCCGGACGACGGCCGCGCTGGCGGTGTCGTTCGCGGCCTCGCCGTACCGGCCGCTGCGTGGCTCGTCGGTGCGGATCGAGGACGGGCGGCTGTCGGGCACGGTCACCGGCGTGGCCGGGGCGGACGTGGCCGACGTGCTGCTCGTGCCGGTGGACGGCGACCTGTACACCGCCGAAGGGGCGGCCGTGGAGCTCGTGCCGTCGCTCGACCTGACCAGGCCGGTGGCCACCGTCACGTTCGAGCGGGCGCGGGCCCGCCGCGTCGGGGCCTGCGACCTGGCCGCGGTGCTGCGCTCCGGCGCGGCGCTGCTGGCCTCCGAACAGCTCGGGGTGGCCGAGTGGTGCCTCGAGTCAACGCTCGCCTACGTCAAGGAGCGCCACCAGTTCGCCCGTCCCGTCGGCTCCTTCCAGGCGATCAAGCACCGGCTGGCCGACCTGTGGCTGGACGTGGTCAGGGCAAGGGCCGCCGCCAGGAACGCGGTCGCCGACCCTTCGCCGCTCTCCGTGGCCGTGGCCCAGTCATGGAACGCCGCCGTGGCCGTACACGCCGCCGAGGAGGCCCTGCAGTTGCACGGCGGGATCGGGATGACGTGGGAGCACCCCGTCCATCTCTATCTCAAGCGCGCCAAGGCCGCCGAGATCGCACTGGGCACGCCCGGCGACCACCGTGAGGCGCTGTCCTCACTCGCCGGCGTCCCCGGCCCCGAGTGA